The genomic window TCCTCGCCGCTCAAACCGGCATCTGCATGATGTCCTGGTACGCCTGCACGAGCTTGTTGCGTACCTGGGTCATCGCCTGGAAAGAAACACTGGCCTTCTGCGAGGCGATCATCACGTCAGTGAGATCGACCCCTTTCTGCCCCATCTCGAACGCGCTGGCCATGTCGGAGGCGGCCTGCTGAGTACCGTTCACCTTGTCCACTGCCTGACCGAGCATCTGCGAGAAGCTCGGCGCTCCCGCTTCGACCGGCGCGGCCTGCGTCTTCGCCTTGGCCATGGCCTCCATTTGCATGGAGCGCATTTCCAGCAACAGACGATTGAACTCGATACCCTGACTCATCACTTACCCCTCCGACTGGCCGCGGTTTTTTGACACTACGCGGCGCTTTGCAGGGGAGATTGCAACTTGGGTGCCAGGTTTTCAGGGCGTAGAAAAAAGACGGTGGATGGCTCTGGGATGGGGATCAGGGCCTTCTGCTCAGGCGCTCCTGATTGAGCCCTGGTGTGGGAAAAGCCCCTCACCCCAGCCCTCTCCCAGAGGGAGAGGGGGCAGATTGGCGCGGGCGGCCATTACGGCATTCAGCCGGCTGCTACCCCCGCCGCATCAGGAGAAACGCCAGACCCGCAACAGCGCAAGGGCAGGCACCTGATGTTTGGGCCCTCCCTCACCCCAGCCCTCTCCCAGAGGGAGAGGGGGCAGATTGGCGCGGGCGGCCATTACGGCATTCAGCCGGCTACCCCGCCGCTGCAGGAAAAACGCCAGATCCGCAACAGCGCAAGGCCAGGCACCTGATGTTTGGGCTCTCCCTCACCCCAGCCCTCTCCCAGAGGGAGAGGGGGCGGATTGGCGCGAGTGGTAGCAGCGGCGCTCAGCCGGGCACTCGCCGCGTCAGGAAAAACACTCAACATCCGGCTGGCAGAGGACAGCCCCCTCTCCCTCCGGGAGAGGGTTGGGGTGAGGGCAGTCAGCCCGCTCCAGACTCGACCGCCAACCGAAGCGATTCCAGCACGACGTCGGTACGCGCCAGCACATCATGATTCCAGAACCGAACGACGCGAATCCCCTGCCCCACCAGCCAGGCATCACGCCCTGCATCATGGGCCGACTCCAGATGCTGCCCTCCATCAAGCTCCACCGCCAACCGCAACTCGTGGCAGTAGAAATCCAGCACGTAAGTACCGCACGGCACCTGGCGTCGAAACTTCAAACCGAGAAACCTCCGATCTCTCAGATATCCCCATAACACGCGCTCAGCGTCGGTTTGCCGCCGCCGCAACTGCCGTGCGAACTCCACCTCATCCACGGCTCTCCCTCCTGTTGACCGACCAGGGAGAA from Pseudomonas sp. GCEP-101 includes these protein-coding regions:
- the fliE gene encoding flagellar hook-basal body complex protein FliE yields the protein MSQGIEFNRLLLEMRSMQMEAMAKAKTQAAPVEAGAPSFSQMLGQAVDKVNGTQQAASDMASAFEMGQKGVDLTDVMIASQKASVSFQAMTQVRNKLVQAYQDIMQMPV
- a CDS encoding endonuclease domain-containing protein codes for the protein MDEVEFARQLRRRQTDAERVLWGYLRDRRFLGLKFRRQVPCGTYVLDFYCHELRLAVELDGGQHLESAHDAGRDAWLVGQGIRVVRFWNHDVLARTDVVLESLRLAVESGAG